ATCACCTTCCAAGGAAACAGGGAACCCTCAAAACGAATCCATTTGTGATGATCATGGGTGGGCTTCCGCTGGCTTCGGAATACAGGATTATTTATGAACTTACCACCGGATTCCGTGTGAGCCAGCAAATTGGTTTCTCGTATCTGGGGCGCACAATCCTGTACCGTGCACTGGCGGATGCGCTCGACACCAATTATACCTACGATGTGGTATTCCGGGGTTTCCGGATACAGTATATGTACCGGGTTTTTATTGGGAAAGAGGCACAAGCTCCCGAAGGATGGTATTTCGGACCGGTAGCTTCCTTTGCCACCGGAAGACTTTCCCTTGGCGCCTGGATGACGGGCGGGCGGTACATAGAATTCCGGCACGGTTATGCCTGTTTAGCCCTGGGCCGCCAGGCCCGAGTGGGCGATCGTATCGTCTATGATTTTTATATGGGTATGGGATACAGAAAAAATATCGCCGAAGAACATTTTCCCAATCACACTACCCGGCTGATGCATTTCGACGAATCCGACCTGGAGAGGTATTATTACGGACATTTCAAATTCTGTACCGGAGTGAACTTCGGTATCATCTTCTGATGCAGTATACATTCGGTCATAAGAAACTTTCCTTACTGGAGCCTTCCGTGATGGGTATTGTGAATATCACACCCGACTCGTTTTACAAAAACAGCCGTGCGGAAAATACAGAACGTGTGATTGAACATGTAGCGCAGATGATCCATGAAGGAGCTGCGGTGATAGATCTTGGTGCTCAGAGTACAAGACCGGGTGCTGCGAAGATCACGGCAGAGGAAGAACTTACCCGCCTCATCCCAGCACTTCAGGCCGTTCGTTCTGCTTTTCCGGATCACATCCTCTCGGTAGATACATTTTATACCGAAGTGGCCGGCGAAGCCATACGTTGCGGAGCCGACATCATCAACGATGTGATGGGTGCTTCCACGGAAGGAATGACGGACCTGATTGCCAAAGCAGACGCCGGTTATGTGCTGATGCATATCCAGGGTGAACCTGCTACCATGCAGCAACACCCTGAATACCGCCATGTAAAAAATGAAGTTTTCTCTTTTCTGGAATCCACAGCGCAGCGCCTGACAAAATCCGGTATCCGCAAGTTATTCCTTGATCCCGGATTCGGTTTCGGGAAAAGTCTGGAACATAATTATGAATTGCTTGCGGGACTGAACAAATTATGTTCCCTGCCTTACCCTGTGCTGACCGGACTTTCCCGAAAAAGCATGGTGACCAACGTGCTGGAGGTTACGGCAGAGGATGCCCTCAACGGCACATCCATTTTGCACTGGATTGCGCTCGAGAAGGGGGCACGAATACTCAGAGTACACGATGTGAAGGCCGCCGCTCAGGTGATTAAAATCCATAACTTTATCACAAATCAAAAAAGAACCGGAGTGTGATTTACCTCCTTTTTCCTGTTTTTCGCGATTTTTCAGTGCTGGATGCCATAGACATCCTGCTGGTATCCATTTTGCTCTATCAGCTCTATCAGCTGGTACGCGGAACCATGGCCATCAATATTCTTATCGGTATTCTGGCAATTTATCTCGTATGGAAAACCGTGGAGTTGCTGGAAATGAAATTGCTGGGAGAGATTCTCGGTAAATTTATCGGCGTGGGTGCTATCGCCCTCATTATCGTATTTCAGCAGGAGCTGAGGCGTTTTCTGCTTTTTGTGGGAACGAGTGAAATACTGAGCAGAGGTTCACTCCGTAGAAACTGGTTCACCTTTGCCCGTAAACGAAGCGTAAATATTGATCTTTCTCAACTGATGCGTGCCTGCCGAAACATGAGTGAGAGCCGTACCGGCGCTCTTATTGTGATTGCCGGATCCTCCGACCTGAATTTTTTTTCCGATACAGGAGAACAGGTGGATGCCCGACTGACCTCCCGAATGCTTGAAAGTATCTTTTTTAAAAACAATCCGTTGCACGATGGTGCAGTAATCATTAAGGACAACAGGATTCAGGCGGCCCGTTGTGTGTTGCCCGTCACGGAAGATCAGGAATTTCCCGCACACCTTGGCATGCGCCACCGGGCAGCAGTGGGTATTACAGAAAATTCCGATGCGATCGCCATTGTGGTGTCTGAGCAAACCGGAGAAATGGCAGTAGCAAATGGTGGCAAACTGAGCACCGGACTCAGCACGGAACACCTGCGTGAAACACTGGAAGCTGAACTCAGATGATATGGAACTTTGCGTAATCAATACCGGATTTTTTAAACTGGACGGTGGTGCTATGTTCGGCGTGGTGCCAAAATCGCTTTGGTCTAAAACCAATCCGGCCGACAGTAATAATATGTGTACATGGGCCCTCCGTTGCCTGCTGGTTAAGGACGGAAACAAGGCAATCCTTATAGATAATGGCATCGGAAATAAACAGGATGAGAAGTTTTTTTCTCACTACTACCTGCACGGAAAGGATTCACTGGACGGAAGTCTGGAAAAGGCCGGTGTTTCGCGGAAGGATATCACCGACATGTTTCTTACGCATCTCCACTTTGATCATTGCGGCGGAAGTATTGAATATAACCCGGACCACAGCCATCTCCAGCCTTCCTTTGCCAACGCACGGTACTGGAGCAATCCTGAGCACTGGAAGTGGGCTACCGAACCCAACGCACGTGAAAAGGCCAGCTTCCTTAAAGAAAATATTCTTCCCATTCAGGAAAGTGGCCAGCTGCACATGATCCCTTCGCCTGGAACACTGCAGGATATTCACCCGGGTATCTCCGTTTCCTTTATGCGCGGACATACCGATGCAATGATGATCCCTCATATCAAACTGGGTGATAAAACGGTGGTATTCATGGCGGACCTTCTCCCTTCGGCCGGACATATACCATTACCATATGTAATGGGATATGACACCCGACCCCTCCTTACACTTATGGAGAAAGGAGAATTTCTAAAGGCCGCTGCCCGAAACAAATGGATCTTATTCCTGGAACATGATCCCGAAAATGAAGCCTGCACAGTGCAGGAAACTGAAAAAGGGATCCGGCTGGAAAACAAAGGACGACTCGCAGACTTTATTTAAAGCCTAGACCCTAACACCAATAACGAGTATGTCATCCACCTGTTCCAGGTCTCCCTTCCATTCTTCATGCTTGCGCAGGATCTCTTGCATTTGTTCTTCCATTGAGAAAGAACCGAGTTTGCTCAGGATATTCTGAAACGGCGCATATTTGAACTTCTTTCCCTTAGGCCCGCCGAACTGATCCGCATAACCATCCGAAAAGACATATATCCTGTCTCCCTTTTCAAGAGTGAACTGCTGTATGGAAAATTGGGCTGAACCGGCCGTACCAGTAGCACCCACTGGAAATTTATCCGGCTTTAGCTCAATCACCTGATCATTCCGGAATATCCAAACGGGATTGAAGGCTCCTGAATACGTAAGTACATTTTTTTTAGTATCCACGCTGCATAAGGCAATATCCATTCCGTCGCGCACCATCAGACTTCCCTCGTCCTGTGTTCGCAGTGCTTTGGCCAATCCTTTACTCACAGAATTCAGCAATGCATCCGTACGGGTAATGGCATATTCATTGAGCGACTGGTTCAGCAGATTACTGCCCATGATAGACATAAAAGCTCCCGGCACTCCATGTCCTGTGCAGTCGGCGGCTGCAAAGAAAACCTGATCGCCAAAGCGTTCAAACCAGTAAAAATCCCCGCTCACTATATCTTTCGGCCGGAAGAAGATGAAGGAATCCGGGAATACATCTCTGAAACGGTCGATCGGAGGCAGGATCGCCTGCTGCAAACGCCGGGCATACCGTATGCTGTCCTTGATATCTTTGTTCTGCTCCTCCACGATCCTGTTCTTCTCCTGGATCTGAATATTCTTTCCCGCCAGTTCTACATTGGCTTTTTTCTTCTGCCGGTAACTTCGGTGAATTAAAAATGCGAAAACAACCATCAGCAGCGCTACTCCGGTTACACCAAGGATCATAATGCGCTGCCGGGAGTTTACCAGTTCCTGGTTCAATGATTGTTCCCTCAGGAACTTGTTTTCATGCTCTTTCTTTTCTGTTTCATATTTGGTGTTCATCTCTGTAATCTGGCGGTTCTTTTCTTCATTGAAAATAGAATCCTTAAGAGCGTCTGCCTGCCGTGAATACTGATAGGCCAGTTCGAATTTTTTATGCTTTGCGTATAAACGGGATAAGGAGGCATAGGAGTCCTTCTGCTGCATCTTATGACCGATGGATTCTGAAATCTTAATCGACTTTAAAAAATACCGCTCTGCATTTTGAAAATCGTCCATGGCATAACACACCTCGCCGAGATTATTCAACGATTCAGCCTGGCCCTGAAAATCTTTTCGTGACTCCGAAAGCTGAAAGGATTTCTGCAAATACTTCAGCGCCTCAGTGTAATTCTTCATTTCCTGATAAATCAGCCCAATATTGTTATAAGCATTCCCAATTTCAACAGAATCGCGGACCGATTCCGCCGCGTTAAGGGCAGATTTAAAATGAAAAAGTGCACTGTCCGGTTTATTCTGGTAATAGTAAACAGAACCCATATTGGTATGGATCCTGCTCATTCTGTCTTTCATATTATAATCCAGGGCAAGTCCGAGTACCCTTTTGAAAAACTTCAGGGCCTTTCCAGATTCGTTTAACTGTACAAAGGACCATCCGAGATCCAGCAGAATCTTTAATTCACTGGCCGCTACCGCTGTGTCGCGGCGGCGTAATAATTCCTTTTCAGTCATCTCCAGTCCCGCCAGCAGCACCTGATGCGCTTTATCATACGCTCCCTTATAGATCATAGCTTTCCCAATACCACGGGTTGCTTCCACACGTTCCTTCAAATATTCATTCGGAGGAAGAAGATCCAGGCAACGCTGAAAATTTACCAGTGCTGAATCATTATTGAAATTTCGGATATAAAAATAGCCCAGATGCAGTGCGAGCAGCGCTTTCACCGGCACACCGTTTCCAAGATTCAGTGCAGACATCTCCCGCACTATTTTGTGAAATTCCCCTGAGTCACGGGGATTCTCAAGGAGGCGGATAAGTTCCAGTCCTGCTTTAAACTTTTCATCAGAGTTCGCGGCAGTTCTGAAACGGTTTTTGAGGGAATCGTTTGCATCAACAGGAAAAGCGACGGAGACCGTAAAGAGAAGAACGCATAATAGCCGGAGGGTCAGCATATTTTTGGTCCAAACATAATATAGCAATTTATGCATTTTTTTTCTATACTTGCAGAACACTAATCCAAAAACACAACATTTATGGGAAAAGGAACAGTAAAAGGGGGCGGCTCCAGCACGCATGATCAGTTGATTGTATCAGATCCGGGCAGCGGCTCCGGAACCGATACCGGCATTGGCATTGGATCCACGGCACCCGGCACACGTATTGAAGAAGGAAGTGAAATCTCCTTTACAACAGCACCCGGCATCTCCGTTTCCCCGGGTGACCTCGTCGAATTCACTCTGAATGCCGACGGAACGGGAACTGTAACCGCTAAAATTTCTTCAGGGAAACTGATCACGGGAACCTACGATCAGCAACTCGTTGTGAACTCAACCTCCTCCGCCCTTATCCTGAACGCCACCGTTTCTGGTAAAATTACCTGCAACGGCGGAACCCTGGTGGTGGCCGGCGCGTGCGTGATCGACGGGAAAGTAGATATTGACAGCGGCTCCACCGTGATCATGAAAGGAAACCAGATCAAAGTCAACGGCAAGGTGGATAGCCTGAACCAGAACAAACTGGTTTTGAAAGGCGGCGTAGTGGTAGACGGAAAGATCACATCTACGAACGATAAATCCATAGTGATCCAGGGATGCACGATCGAAGGCAAACTGGAAGTTGCCGGTGCGCAGCAATGCGCAATTACCGGCAATACGATCAACGGAAGAGTTGTGGCCGGCCCACCCTGCGTGGTCTCCTGATCCTGTCTTATTATAAAAAAAGATCCCGGAAAAAACGGGATCTTTTTTTTAGTGTGCGCTCAGCCAGTCTTCCACATTCTTTCGCACCCTTTCAGACACCCTGTTCACATCCGAGCGGATGAATTTCTCACCGGTGATGTGCTCGTATAATTCTATGTAACGTTCTGATATCTCCTTTACTTTCGCATCCGTCATCTCCGGGATATTCTGCCCCGTTTTCCCCTGGAAACCATTCTCCATAAGCCATTCTCTTACAAATTCTTTGGACAATTGCTTCTGTGCTTCTCCTCTCCTCTGCCTTTCCTCATATCCCTCTCTGTAAAAATAACGGGAAGAATCCGGAGTATGAATTTCATCAATCAGTAAAATTACCCCATCTTTTTTTCCGAATTCATACTTGGTATCCACTAGGATGAGGCCCATTCTTTCCGCGATCTCCGTGCCCCGTTTAAAAACCGCCTGTGTATAGCGCTCCAGCTCTTCATAATCTTCCCGGCATACCAGCCCCTGACGGATAATCTCTTCCTTTGAAATGTCCTCATCATGCCCTTCGGAAGCCTTGGTGGTGGGAGTTATGATGGGTTCAGGGAAGCGGTCGTTTTCCTTCATTCCTTCAGGCAGTATTACACCGCAAAGTTCTCTCTTCCCCGATTTGTACGTTCTCCATGCATGACCGGAGAGATACCCCCGGATCACCATTTCCACCTTAAAAGGTTCGCATTTATGTCCGATGGTTACCATAGGGTCAGGAACATCAATAATCCAGTTAGGGACAATATCTGCCGTAGCCTTCATAAAACGAGCTGCAATCTGGTTCAGCACCTGCCCTTTGTAAGGAATTCCGCGGGGAAGCACTACATCAAATGCGGAAATGCGGTCAGAAACAATCATCACAAGGTACTTGCCGGAAATGTCGTAGACCTCGCGGACTTTCCCTTTGTAATATCCCGATTGTCCGGGGAAACTGTAATTCGTGGCGGTGATGGCCTCGCCGTTCTCAGTCTTTGTATGCATGAATGATTTGTTTTACAAGATGATGTCTTACCACGTCTCCTTCATCAAGGTAAATGAACTCTATGCCCTTTATGCGTTGCAGACGTTCAATCGCGGGCCGGAGTCCGGAAGGCTGGGCACGGGGAAGATCAACCTGGGTTTCATCGCCCGTGATCACAAATTTTGCCGACGGCCCCATCCGGGTAAGAAACATCTTCAGTTGCGCTGCGGTAGCGTTCTGTGCCTCGTCGAGAATTACGAATGCGTGGTCGAGGGTTCTCCCTCTCATAAATGCCAGAGGGGCAATTTCCACCACTCTCGATTCCATGTACTGCTCCAGCTTGTCCGCCGGAAGCATGTCGTACAGCGCATCATACAATGGCTGAAGATAAGGATCCAGCTTTTCTTTCATGTCGCCGGGAAGAAATCCAAGGTTTTCACCGGCTTCGACGGCCGGCCGGCACAAAATCATCTTTTTTACTTCCTTGTTCTTCAGTGCCCGCACCGCCAGCGCCACGGCTGTATATGTTTTTCCTGTTCCGGCCGGACCAATAGCGAAAACCATGTCGTTTTTGCCTACCGCACTAACCATTTTTCTCTGATTCGGGGTCCGGGCTTTTACCACCAGGCCGGAATTACCGTAAACGATGATATCTGAACTTCCCGCCTCAGCATTCATCTTAGGTACCGGGCCTTCGCTTCTCAAAATATGTTCCACGTCAGTGAGGGTAAGCTGAGAAAACCGGATGAGATGCTCCAGCATACTCCCGAACCTTATCTCAAACTCCCGGATATCCTTCTCCGGCCCCATCACCTTCAATTGGTCCCCTCGCGCAACGAGCTTCAACTTCGGGAAAGATTTC
This is a stretch of genomic DNA from Bacteroidia bacterium. It encodes these proteins:
- a CDS encoding PhoH family protein → MGEKVFHIDQVDPLEVFGAGDSHLFLLKKSFPKLKLVARGDQLKVMGPEKDIREFEIRFGSMLEHLIRFSQLTLTDVEHILRSEGPVPKMNAEAGSSDIIVYGNSGLVVKARTPNQRKMVSAVGKNDMVFAIGPAGTGKTYTAVALAVRALKNKEVKKMILCRPAVEAGENLGFLPGDMKEKLDPYLQPLYDALYDMLPADKLEQYMESRVVEIAPLAFMRGRTLDHAFVILDEAQNATAAQLKMFLTRMGPSAKFVITGDETQVDLPRAQPSGLRPAIERLQRIKGIEFIYLDEGDVVRHHLVKQIIHAYKD
- a CDS encoding MBL fold metallo-hydrolase — protein: MELCVINTGFFKLDGGAMFGVVPKSLWSKTNPADSNNMCTWALRCLLVKDGNKAILIDNGIGNKQDEKFFSHYYLHGKDSLDGSLEKAGVSRKDITDMFLTHLHFDHCGGSIEYNPDHSHLQPSFANARYWSNPEHWKWATEPNAREKASFLKENILPIQESGQLHMIPSPGTLQDIHPGISVSFMRGHTDAMMIPHIKLGDKTVVFMADLLPSAGHIPLPYVMGYDTRPLLTLMEKGEFLKAAARNKWILFLEHDPENEACTVQETEKGIRLENKGRLADFI
- a CDS encoding phosphoribosylaminoimidazolesuccinocarboxamide synthase, translated to MHTKTENGEAITATNYSFPGQSGYYKGKVREVYDISGKYLVMIVSDRISAFDVVLPRGIPYKGQVLNQIAARFMKATADIVPNWIIDVPDPMVTIGHKCEPFKVEMVIRGYLSGHAWRTYKSGKRELCGVILPEGMKENDRFPEPIITPTTKASEGHDEDISKEEIIRQGLVCREDYEELERYTQAVFKRGTEIAERMGLILVDTKYEFGKKDGVILLIDEIHTPDSSRYFYREGYEERQRRGEAQKQLSKEFVREWLMENGFQGKTGQNIPEMTDAKVKEISERYIELYEHITGEKFIRSDVNRVSERVRKNVEDWLSAH
- a CDS encoding TIGR00159 family protein — its product is MYLLFPVFRDFSVLDAIDILLVSILLYQLYQLVRGTMAINILIGILAIYLVWKTVELLEMKLLGEILGKFIGVGAIALIIVFQQELRRFLLFVGTSEILSRGSLRRNWFTFARKRSVNIDLSQLMRACRNMSESRTGALIVIAGSSDLNFFSDTGEQVDARLTSRMLESIFFKNNPLHDGAVIIKDNRIQAARCVLPVTEDQEFPAHLGMRHRAAVGITENSDAIAIVVSEQTGEMAVANGGKLSTGLSTEHLRETLEAELR
- the folP gene encoding dihydropteroate synthase, translated to MQYTFGHKKLSLLEPSVMGIVNITPDSFYKNSRAENTERVIEHVAQMIHEGAAVIDLGAQSTRPGAAKITAEEELTRLIPALQAVRSAFPDHILSVDTFYTEVAGEAIRCGADIINDVMGASTEGMTDLIAKADAGYVLMHIQGEPATMQQHPEYRHVKNEVFSFLESTAQRLTKSGIRKLFLDPGFGFGKSLEHNYELLAGLNKLCSLPYPVLTGLSRKSMVTNVLEVTAEDALNGTSILHWIALEKGARILRVHDVKAAAQVIKIHNFITNQKRTGV
- a CDS encoding tetratricopeptide repeat protein, which gives rise to MHKLLYYVWTKNMLTLRLLCVLLFTVSVAFPVDANDSLKNRFRTAANSDEKFKAGLELIRLLENPRDSGEFHKIVREMSALNLGNGVPVKALLALHLGYFYIRNFNNDSALVNFQRCLDLLPPNEYLKERVEATRGIGKAMIYKGAYDKAHQVLLAGLEMTEKELLRRRDTAVAASELKILLDLGWSFVQLNESGKALKFFKRVLGLALDYNMKDRMSRIHTNMGSVYYYQNKPDSALFHFKSALNAAESVRDSVEIGNAYNNIGLIYQEMKNYTEALKYLQKSFQLSESRKDFQGQAESLNNLGEVCYAMDDFQNAERYFLKSIKISESIGHKMQQKDSYASLSRLYAKHKKFELAYQYSRQADALKDSIFNEEKNRQITEMNTKYETEKKEHENKFLREQSLNQELVNSRQRIMILGVTGVALLMVVFAFLIHRSYRQKKKANVELAGKNIQIQEKNRIVEEQNKDIKDSIRYARRLQQAILPPIDRFRDVFPDSFIFFRPKDIVSGDFYWFERFGDQVFFAAADCTGHGVPGAFMSIMGSNLLNQSLNEYAITRTDALLNSVSKGLAKALRTQDEGSLMVRDGMDIALCSVDTKKNVLTYSGAFNPVWIFRNDQVIELKPDKFPVGATGTAGSAQFSIQQFTLEKGDRIYVFSDGYADQFGGPKGKKFKYAPFQNILSKLGSFSMEEQMQEILRKHEEWKGDLEQVDDILVIGVRV